A stretch of Desulfobaccales bacterium DNA encodes these proteins:
- a CDS encoding DNA repair exonuclease, which translates to MAAFTFVHCADLHLDAPFEGLAGTAPPGIRQALRQATFRAFDRVISLALAEQAAFLVVAGDVYDSAHHSLYAQIRFKEALTRAVAAGVEVFVAHGNHDPLSAWEAKLRLPEGVHRFGGDAVECRTVRRHGAEVARICGISFPVREVRENLAARFPRREPGPFTVGVLHANVGGNPAHDNYAPCTLTDLEACGVDYFALGHVHAPQILRQEAPCVVYAGTTQGRSIRETGSRGCYVVRVEESGQIRPQFVPTDTVRWFLETVEIEDLPTLDDLLEEMQARREELRRQAEGRGVIWRLLVTGRGELHDRLAVLDPDRELAEPLREGEGERPDFVWLESVTLDTRPALDLEQRRQLPDFLGEVLRVAERLRSPDFPRELLEVLRSRGEFRHLAAAVHDWTSEDWRAVLSAAEYQAVDLLLREEEL; encoded by the coding sequence ATGGCTGCCTTCACCTTTGTGCACTGCGCCGACCTGCATCTGGACGCCCCCTTCGAGGGTTTGGCGGGGACGGCCCCGCCCGGGATCCGGCAAGCCCTCCGGCAGGCCACCTTCCGGGCCTTTGACCGGGTAATCTCCCTGGCGCTGGCGGAGCAGGCCGCTTTCTTGGTGGTTGCCGGGGATGTCTATGACAGCGCCCACCACAGCCTCTATGCCCAGATCCGCTTCAAGGAGGCCCTGACCCGGGCGGTGGCGGCGGGGGTGGAGGTCTTTGTGGCCCACGGCAATCATGACCCCCTCTCCGCCTGGGAGGCGAAACTGCGGCTGCCTGAAGGGGTGCACCGCTTCGGGGGCGACGCCGTGGAATGCCGCACCGTGCGGCGCCACGGGGCTGAAGTGGCCCGGATCTGTGGCATCAGCTTCCCGGTGCGGGAGGTGCGGGAGAACCTGGCGGCCCGCTTCCCTCGGCGGGAGCCCGGCCCCTTCACGGTGGGGGTGCTGCATGCCAATGTGGGGGGCAACCCGGCCCATGACAATTACGCCCCCTGTACCCTGACGGATCTGGAGGCCTGTGGGGTGGATTATTTCGCCCTGGGCCATGTGCATGCGCCCCAGATATTGCGCCAGGAGGCTCCCTGCGTGGTCTATGCCGGCACCACCCAGGGCCGCAGCATCCGGGAGACCGGCTCCCGGGGCTGCTATGTGGTGCGGGTGGAGGAATCAGGCCAGATCCGGCCGCAGTTCGTGCCCACCGATACCGTGCGCTGGTTTCTCGAGACCGTGGAGATTGAGGATTTGCCCACGCTGGATGACCTCCTGGAGGAAATGCAGGCCCGGCGAGAGGAACTGCGCCGTCAGGCCGAGGGGCGGGGGGTGATCTGGCGCCTCCTCGTGACCGGCCGGGGGGAGCTGCACGACCGCCTGGCCGTTCTCGACCCGGACCGTGAACTGGCCGAGCCTCTGCGGGAAGGGGAGGGGGAGCGCCCCGATTTCGTCTGGCTGGAATCCGTCACCCTGGATACCCGCCCCGCGCTGGACCTGGAGCAGCGCCGGCAGTTGCCCGACTTCCTGGGGGAGGTCCTGCGGGTGGCGGAGAGGCTGAGGAGCCCGGATTTCCCCCGGGAGCTCCTGGAGGTGCTGCGGAGCAGAGGGGAATTCCGCCACCTGGCCGCCGCGGTGCATGACTGGACCTCAGAGGACTGGCGGGCGGTGCTCTCGGCTGCCGAGTATCAGGCGGTGGATCTGTTGCTCCGGGAGGAGGAGCTCTAG
- a CDS encoding AAA family ATPase — protein sequence MHIEAFHIDGFGIYHDTGLTGLPPGLLLLTGENESGKTTLLEFFRFMFFGPERRSADRNDYQPLVGKERGGRLVLISRDGRRLVVERREKKLMVSENGSPLPPDTLAARLGGVDRETFRAIFAVDLKDLQGLRVVDSQQVRSLIFGPGGGAGAAAVPRVLKSLDQELGALLKLRSGGRLNEISSRLQEISRELRELESEAARFAELQAARETLEERLQERKREARRLEARLARVQQLTQAREPWVTLGTARQRLEELAEVADFPPGGLAERQRLKHAAAELQEEKEQLQAEADLLARELEGISPDAGLLAQRQEIETLLAEEKRFEEVLAREPEERRALEQAQADVQRRLLELGPEWDESRLARLNTSLTLRHEVLEFGRRLTAAEHRHEDLLSRERTWAESADAAEREAQAAQARLEATPQPREDLAVLQGRRTLLRRLIPLLGRRDLTTVRLEERRRTVADLKARLDRLDEPPEGLSQAIPRWLVALPALLAAPVSGGIALWLGYFRPAGEVWLWLPVVGLLLFGGLVSLGLGIGRRHLRRREAQAGQRREEERQTLRQRLHGESEETARLEEEAARLNAEVSALARELGEEPLAGAAEAEAALAEVEKALEDWRLWQAREQECLTAQDRFAAAYKRRQQAREEREKARQELEQIRGEWAIWVQDHGFPAAMRPENLEVVLQMVEAARTAVAQRDRAREQHRRTLEVLTAIRSRLAQLLNRLGRQPQDPEPGVADLRLLRRHLEEAVQQAQRQQELRGRLADLQIRLSRLEERESALQEEVRELFRQAGAADEADFERRAARHQEWQEWRQQYDQSLLKLTTIAGAESLREELEAELAATDPVALAQEEGELDRRLTELTETISEEERKVGSLTRELEQLAAERRLGELLQERAGLEEQAARLSRRYVILALSRHLIEAARQVYEREHQPRVIAEADRFLKLMTHNRYRLFAPVGDGGVRLEDAAHRHKEEVQWSAGLADQVYLAVRLGMAREFGRHSEPLPLILDDVLVKFDPRRRQGAARVILECAREQQVLFFSNHPEMVQIFRDAAQEPAFQGVPLRYLQLEAGRLAWVH from the coding sequence ATGCACATCGAGGCTTTCCACATTGACGGCTTCGGGATTTACCACGATACGGGGCTTACCGGCCTGCCGCCGGGCCTGTTGCTCCTGACTGGGGAGAATGAAAGCGGCAAGACCACCCTCCTGGAATTTTTCCGGTTCATGTTTTTCGGTCCCGAGCGCCGTTCCGCCGACCGCAACGATTATCAGCCCCTGGTGGGGAAGGAACGGGGTGGCCGGCTGGTCCTGATCAGCCGGGACGGTCGCCGCCTGGTGGTGGAACGCCGGGAAAAAAAGCTCATGGTGAGTGAGAACGGCAGCCCCCTGCCGCCGGATACCCTGGCCGCCCGCCTGGGGGGGGTGGACCGGGAGACCTTCCGGGCCATCTTTGCCGTGGACCTGAAGGACCTCCAGGGGCTGAGAGTGGTGGACAGCCAGCAGGTCCGCAGCCTGATCTTCGGCCCCGGGGGCGGGGCCGGCGCCGCGGCGGTGCCCCGGGTGCTGAAAAGTCTGGACCAGGAGCTGGGGGCCCTTCTCAAGCTCAGGAGCGGCGGACGGCTCAACGAGATTTCTTCCCGCCTGCAGGAGATCAGTCGGGAACTGCGGGAGCTGGAGAGCGAGGCCGCCCGGTTTGCCGAGCTGCAGGCCGCCCGGGAGACCCTGGAGGAGCGGCTCCAGGAGAGAAAAAGAGAGGCGCGCCGCCTGGAGGCCCGGCTGGCCCGCGTCCAGCAACTGACTCAGGCCCGGGAGCCGTGGGTGACTCTGGGGACTGCCCGGCAGCGCCTTGAAGAGCTTGCCGAGGTGGCCGACTTTCCCCCCGGAGGCCTGGCGGAGCGGCAGCGCCTGAAACACGCGGCGGCGGAGCTGCAGGAGGAAAAGGAGCAGCTGCAGGCCGAAGCGGACCTGCTGGCCCGGGAGCTGGAGGGAATCTCCCCGGATGCCGGCCTTCTGGCCCAGCGTCAGGAGATTGAGACCCTCTTGGCCGAAGAGAAGCGGTTTGAGGAGGTTTTAGCCCGGGAGCCGGAAGAGCGCCGCGCCCTGGAGCAGGCCCAGGCGGATGTCCAGCGGCGGCTCCTGGAGCTGGGCCCCGAGTGGGATGAAAGCCGCCTCGCCCGCCTGAATACCTCCCTCACCCTGCGCCACGAGGTGCTGGAGTTCGGCCGACGTCTGACGGCAGCAGAGCATAGGCATGAGGACCTCCTGAGCCGGGAACGCACCTGGGCGGAGTCGGCGGACGCGGCGGAGCGGGAGGCGCAGGCCGCCCAGGCCCGGCTGGAGGCCACCCCCCAGCCGCGGGAGGACCTGGCGGTGCTGCAGGGCCGCCGCACTCTCCTTAGGCGCCTCATCCCGCTTCTGGGCCGGCGGGATCTGACGACCGTCCGGCTGGAGGAGCGCCGCCGCACGGTCGCCGACCTGAAGGCCCGCCTGGACCGCCTGGATGAGCCGCCAGAGGGGCTCTCCCAGGCCATCCCCCGCTGGCTGGTGGCCCTCCCCGCCTTGCTGGCCGCCCCGGTATCCGGCGGGATAGCCCTGTGGCTGGGATATTTCCGCCCCGCCGGCGAGGTCTGGCTCTGGCTGCCGGTGGTGGGTCTCCTCCTTTTCGGGGGCCTGGTGAGCCTCGGTTTGGGGATCGGGCGCCGCCATCTCCGTCGCCGGGAAGCCCAGGCAGGGCAACGGCGGGAGGAGGAACGGCAGACGCTCCGGCAACGCCTTCACGGCGAGTCGGAAGAGACGGCCCGCCTGGAGGAGGAGGCGGCCCGCCTGAACGCGGAGGTGTCCGCCCTGGCCCGGGAGCTGGGGGAGGAGCCCCTGGCCGGAGCCGCCGAGGCGGAGGCGGCCCTGGCGGAGGTGGAAAAAGCCCTGGAGGACTGGCGCCTGTGGCAGGCCCGGGAACAGGAGTGCCTCACCGCCCAAGATCGCTTTGCAGCCGCTTATAAGCGCCGGCAGCAGGCCCGGGAGGAGAGAGAGAAAGCCCGGCAGGAGCTGGAGCAGATACGTGGGGAGTGGGCCATCTGGGTGCAGGACCATGGCTTCCCCGCCGCCATGCGGCCGGAGAACCTGGAAGTGGTCCTGCAGATGGTGGAGGCCGCCCGCACCGCCGTTGCCCAGAGAGATCGCGCCCGGGAGCAGCATCGCCGCACCCTGGAGGTGCTGACGGCGATCCGCTCTCGCCTGGCCCAGCTCCTCAACCGGCTGGGCCGGCAGCCCCAGGACCCGGAGCCCGGGGTTGCCGATCTGCGCCTCTTGCGGCGTCACCTGGAGGAAGCTGTCCAGCAGGCGCAGCGGCAGCAAGAACTGCGCGGCCGCTTGGCAGACCTGCAGATCCGGCTCTCACGCCTGGAGGAGCGAGAAAGCGCCCTCCAGGAGGAGGTGAGGGAGTTGTTCCGGCAGGCCGGGGCGGCGGACGAGGCCGACTTTGAACGCCGGGCGGCCCGCCATCAGGAGTGGCAGGAGTGGCGACAGCAATATGACCAGAGTCTCCTCAAGCTCACCACCATCGCCGGCGCCGAGTCCTTGCGGGAGGAGCTGGAGGCGGAACTGGCCGCCACGGATCCGGTGGCCCTGGCCCAAGAGGAGGGGGAGCTGGACCGGAGGCTGACCGAGCTCACGGAGACCATCTCTGAAGAGGAGCGGAAAGTGGGAAGCCTCACCCGGGAGCTGGAGCAGCTGGCTGCCGAGCGCCGCTTGGGGGAGCTTCTCCAGGAGCGGGCCGGTCTGGAGGAGCAGGCCGCCCGCCTCAGCCGCCGCTATGTCATCTTGGCCCTGAGCCGGCACCTCATCGAGGCCGCCCGCCAGGTCTATGAGCGGGAGCATCAGCCCCGGGTCATTGCCGAGGCCGATCGGTTTCTGAAGCTCATGACCCATAACCGCTACCGCCTCTTCGCCCCGGTGGGGGACGGGGGGGTGCGCCTGGAGGATGCCGCGCACCGTCACAAGGAGGAGGTGCAGTGGAGCGCCGGGTTGGCTGACCAGGTCTATCTGGCGGTGCGCCTGGGGATGGCCCGGGAATTTGGCCGCCACAGCGAGCCGCTGCCCCTGATCCTGGACGATGTGCTGGTGAAATTCGACCCCCGCCGGCGCCAGGGAGCTGCCCGGGTCATCCTGGAGTGCGCCCGGGAGCAGCAGGTGCTCTTCTTTTCCAATCATCCGGAAATGGTACAGATTTTCCGGGACGCGGCCCAGGAGCCGGCATTCCAGGGGGTTCCTCTGAGATACCTGCAGCTCGAAGCCGGAAGGCTGGCATGGGTTCACTGA
- the gpmA gene encoding 2,3-diphosphoglycerate-dependent phosphoglycerate mutase, whose protein sequence is MYKLLLLRHGESIWNKENRFTGWIDVGLSEKGVEEALEAGRVLAQEGFVFDVAYTSMLKRAIKTLWLVLEEMDLMWIPVHHSWRLNERHYGALQGLNKVETVERHGLEQVQIWRRSYDVPPPPLSPDDPRHPARDPRYRDVPARELPSTECLKDVVARFLPYWHDTLAPAIKSGARVIIVAHGNSLRALVKYLDNISDEDIVGLNIPTGIPLLYELDADLRPLTRRYLGDPEKVQAAIQSVAEQLKKK, encoded by the coding sequence ATGTATAAACTCTTACTGCTGCGCCATGGCGAGAGCATCTGGAACAAGGAGAACCGCTTCACCGGCTGGATCGACGTGGGCCTGTCGGAGAAGGGGGTGGAGGAGGCCCTGGAGGCCGGCCGGGTGCTGGCCCAGGAGGGCTTTGTCTTTGATGTGGCCTACACCAGCATGTTGAAGCGGGCCATCAAGACCCTGTGGCTGGTGCTGGAAGAGATGGACCTCATGTGGATCCCCGTCCACCACAGCTGGCGCCTCAATGAGCGCCACTACGGGGCGCTCCAGGGGCTGAACAAGGTGGAGACGGTGGAGCGCCACGGGCTGGAGCAGGTGCAGATCTGGCGGCGCAGCTATGATGTGCCCCCGCCGCCGCTCAGCCCCGATGATCCCCGGCACCCGGCCCGGGACCCCCGCTACCGGGATGTGCCGGCGAGAGAACTCCCTTCCACTGAGTGTCTCAAGGATGTGGTGGCCCGCTTCCTCCCCTACTGGCACGACACCCTGGCCCCCGCCATAAAATCCGGGGCCCGGGTCATCATTGTCGCCCACGGCAATTCTCTCCGGGCCCTGGTGAAATACCTGGACAACATCTCCGATGAGGACATCGTGGGCCTGAACATCCCCACCGGCATCCCCCTGCTCTATGAGCTGGATGCGGACCTCAGACCCCTGACCCGCCGTTATCTGGGGGATCCGGAGAAGGTCCAGGCGGCCATTCAATCGGTGGCGGAGCAACTGAAAAAGAAGTAG
- a CDS encoding metal-sensing transcriptional repressor: MATVPDPPDRSLRDLLARLRRIEGQVRGLQDMIQHGRECEAVLTQVRAVQAALAAVARRVLEHYLEQCQKEWETEPDPRLLKEKLRETVGLLTKFL; encoded by the coding sequence ATGGCCACTGTTCCAGACCCCCCGGACCGGTCCCTGCGGGACCTCCTCGCCCGCCTGCGGCGCATCGAAGGCCAGGTGCGGGGCCTGCAGGACATGATCCAGCACGGGCGGGAGTGCGAGGCCGTCCTCACCCAGGTGCGGGCGGTGCAGGCAGCGCTGGCGGCCGTGGCCCGGCGGGTGCTGGAGCACTATCTGGAGCAATGCCAGAAGGAGTGGGAAACTGAGCCTGACCCCCGTCTCCTCAAGGAGAAGCTGCGGGAGACGGTGGGTCTCCTCACCAAATTTTTGTAG
- a CDS encoding cation:proton antiporter produces MVPLPHPRSVVGADLPTHPVGLPPVLLLPLLGLFLILSPDPAQAAEAGHTLLASISISILVATLVGCLAVLLKQPLILAYIVGGVIIGPQIGFAWVRNKSDIETIAEIGLILLLFMIGLELDLKKIRESGKSLIVTGVLQFILCVSLAFGFLLLLGFSLKAAGEYRILGVPISGGPYDLLYLAACLGLSSTTIVVKLLYEKFELDTLAGRLTVGILIFQDLWAIVLLGLQPNLSQPQVGIILLSFAKGGLLVAVSLLLSKYGLGFIFQRIAKLPELVLVASLGWCFFMAGLANYLGLSMEMGALIAGVAISTFPYNLDIIGKIINIRDFFITLFFVALGMVIPNPLLKPGLFALALLLAGFLMLTRFLTVFPLLYWLGNGNRVSLLTSINLSQLSEFSLVIAVMGAKAEYGHIGSDTLTLIIFIFVITSIASTYMIKGSHSLQAVLSRGAERLGFRPLREERREEAAPEHKDIAVLGFFRVASALVAHLERTRPELLQHLVVVDFNPEVYRGLRARGVQVVYGDISNLQTLHHAGLEHARFILSTITDDILVGTDNLKIINAVRPLAPQAKIIVSAHSAFQALKLYQAGADYVLLPHEAAALRLEAILDLLLRGEGETLRETEMARLAQLTEILK; encoded by the coding sequence ATGGTCCCCCTCCCCCACCCCCGGAGCGTCGTTGGCGCCGACCTGCCCACTCACCCTGTGGGCCTCCCGCCCGTTCTCCTGCTGCCGCTGCTGGGATTGTTCCTGATCCTCTCCCCTGACCCGGCCCAGGCGGCGGAAGCCGGCCATACGCTTTTGGCCAGCATCAGCATCAGCATCCTGGTGGCCACTCTGGTGGGCTGCCTGGCCGTCCTCCTCAAGCAGCCCCTGATTTTGGCCTACATCGTCGGCGGCGTGATCATCGGCCCGCAGATCGGCTTTGCCTGGGTCCGGAACAAGAGCGACATCGAGACCATCGCCGAGATTGGCCTCATCCTCCTCCTCTTCATGATCGGGCTGGAGCTGGACCTGAAAAAGATCCGGGAGTCCGGCAAATCCCTCATCGTCACCGGGGTCCTGCAGTTTATCCTCTGCGTCTCTTTGGCCTTCGGCTTTCTTCTGCTTTTGGGCTTTTCCCTTAAGGCCGCCGGGGAGTATCGCATCCTGGGGGTGCCCATCAGCGGCGGCCCCTATGACCTTCTCTATCTGGCCGCCTGCCTGGGTCTGAGCAGCACCACCATCGTGGTGAAGCTCCTGTATGAAAAATTTGAGCTGGACACCCTGGCCGGCCGCCTCACTGTGGGAATCCTCATCTTCCAGGACCTATGGGCCATTGTGCTCTTGGGGCTGCAGCCTAATCTCTCCCAGCCCCAGGTGGGCATCATCCTGTTGTCCTTCGCCAAGGGCGGGCTGTTGGTGGCCGTGAGCCTGCTCCTCAGCAAATACGGCCTGGGGTTCATCTTCCAGCGCATCGCCAAATTGCCGGAGCTGGTGCTGGTGGCCTCCCTCGGGTGGTGCTTCTTCATGGCGGGCCTGGCCAACTATCTGGGCCTCTCCATGGAAATGGGAGCGCTCATCGCCGGTGTGGCCATCTCCACCTTCCCTTACAACCTGGATATCATCGGCAAAATCATCAATATCCGGGACTTTTTCATCACCCTGTTTTTTGTGGCCTTAGGGATGGTGATCCCCAACCCGCTCCTTAAGCCCGGCCTCTTTGCCTTGGCCCTGCTGTTGGCCGGGTTTCTCATGCTCACCCGTTTCCTCACCGTCTTCCCGCTGCTTTATTGGCTCGGCAACGGCAACCGGGTGAGCCTGCTCACTTCCATCAATCTCTCCCAGCTCAGTGAATTTTCCCTGGTCATCGCGGTGATGGGGGCCAAAGCGGAATACGGCCACATCGGCTCCGACACCCTCACCCTCATCATCTTTATTTTCGTGATAACCTCCATCGCCTCCACCTACATGATCAAAGGCAGTCACTCCCTGCAGGCGGTCTTGAGCCGGGGGGCGGAGAGGCTGGGCTTCAGGCCCCTGAGAGAGGAACGCCGGGAGGAGGCGGCCCCGGAGCATAAAGATATCGCGGTCCTCGGGTTTTTCCGGGTGGCCAGCGCTTTGGTGGCCCACCTGGAGCGCACCCGCCCGGAGCTTTTGCAGCACCTGGTGGTGGTGGACTTCAATCCCGAGGTCTATCGGGGCCTGCGGGCCCGGGGGGTGCAGGTGGTCTATGGGGATATCAGCAATCTCCAGACCTTGCACCACGCCGGCCTGGAGCACGCCCGCTTCATTCTCAGCACCATCACCGACGACATCCTGGTGGGCACCGACAACCTGAAGATCATCAACGCGGTGCGGCCGTTGGCCCCCCAGGCCAAGATCATCGTCAGCGCCCACAGCGCCTTCCAGGCCCTGAAGCTCTACCAGGCCGGGGCGGACTATGTCCTTTTGCCCCATGAGGCGGCGGCGCTGCGGCTGGAGGCCATCCTGGACCTGCTCCTCAGGGGCGAGGGGGAGACCCTGAGGGAGACGGAGATGGCCCGGTTGGCACAATTGACGGAAATTTTAAAGTGA
- a CDS encoding sigma 54-interacting transcriptional regulator — translation MAQEAEKGTSTTLFPAAAPLPALGLETPVPCISPEPFRTMVEVARDGICLVDANGTIVFVNQGFARLLGWEASQLTGRSLFEVVVPDHHELLSAKLERRRRGLSDLYEMSLQHQEGRVVPTMVSAAPIMAEGRFLGSVAIFTDISEQKRVERELRETGEFLETIINSITDNLLAIDPRSCRIILANHSFLSRIGQNRENISQRPCYEVLHHRQGPCQDSGLFCPVQESARQKRQVLVDKNFVNSQGQLRTYQIAAYPHFGQDGEVDLVICLERDVTDRRKMEEALAFRSRELQKTQVQLEKLFDIARERTAKRSAPELLQFLHGLMLEAFPGAEPIFFLLESEQRLLPLEECAAGLQDAQRRVVRRLEQAGLLGDFLRRLSALLTPQVITFADPELPPYFKLFSGIYPSWLAMPILAHQESLGLFLLGFHHHQSFTREDLHFCHACFAQVGCYLRYLLRQKGREMFPEAGLPEVTGYGEIIGQSKKMQEVYQLINLVSGTDATVLITGENGTGKELVARTIHRQSKRSRGPFVVANCSAYSPTLLESELFGHEKGAFTGAIRRKKGRFELAQGGTLFLDEIGDIPPATQVLLLRFLQDHCFERVGGEVTIEADVRVLAATNKDLYREAQQGRFRDDLYYRLNVITIHLPPLRERKEDIPLLCQHFLNKYNLKEGKKISKFSPDAMQALMDFDWPGNVRQLENAISHAVILAQGEIIRRRHLPRFLKEEGEEAVSTSLAETERRLILRVLKESSWNKHEAARRLRVSRSTLYSKIRRYGLSQGPAEGSESGQKAIT, via the coding sequence ATGGCCCAGGAAGCGGAAAAAGGCACCTCCACCACCCTGTTTCCCGCAGCAGCTCCGCTCCCGGCCCTCGGCCTGGAGACCCCGGTCCCCTGCATTTCCCCGGAGCCCTTCCGGACCATGGTGGAAGTGGCCCGGGACGGCATCTGCCTGGTGGATGCCAACGGCACCATCGTTTTTGTCAACCAGGGATTTGCCCGGCTTTTGGGGTGGGAGGCCTCCCAGCTCACGGGCCGTTCTCTTTTCGAGGTGGTGGTCCCCGACCACCATGAGCTCCTCAGCGCCAAACTGGAGCGGCGGCGCCGTGGCCTCTCGGACCTCTACGAAATGAGCCTGCAGCATCAGGAGGGCCGGGTGGTGCCCACCATGGTCTCCGCCGCGCCCATCATGGCGGAGGGCCGTTTTCTCGGCTCAGTGGCCATCTTCACCGACATCTCCGAACAAAAGCGGGTGGAGCGGGAACTCAGGGAGACGGGCGAGTTCCTGGAGACCATCATCAACAGCATCACCGACAATCTCCTGGCCATCGACCCCCGGAGCTGCCGCATCATCCTGGCCAACCACTCCTTCCTGAGCCGCATCGGCCAGAACCGGGAGAATATCTCCCAGCGCCCCTGTTACGAGGTCTTGCACCACCGCCAGGGGCCCTGCCAGGACTCCGGCCTGTTCTGCCCGGTGCAGGAGAGTGCCCGGCAGAAGCGGCAGGTCCTGGTGGATAAAAATTTTGTCAACAGCCAGGGCCAGTTGCGCACCTACCAGATCGCCGCCTATCCTCACTTCGGCCAGGATGGGGAGGTGGACCTGGTCATCTGCCTGGAGCGGGACGTCACCGACCGGCGCAAGATGGAGGAGGCCCTGGCCTTCCGCTCCCGGGAACTGCAAAAGACCCAGGTGCAGCTGGAAAAACTCTTCGACATCGCCCGGGAGCGCACCGCCAAACGCTCAGCCCCGGAGCTCCTCCAGTTCCTTCACGGGCTCATGCTGGAGGCCTTCCCGGGGGCAGAACCCATCTTCTTTCTCCTGGAGAGCGAGCAGCGGTTGCTGCCGTTGGAGGAGTGCGCCGCCGGCCTGCAGGACGCCCAGCGCCGGGTGGTGCGCCGCCTGGAACAGGCAGGGCTCCTGGGGGACTTCCTGCGCCGCCTCAGCGCCCTGCTGACCCCTCAGGTCATCACCTTTGCCGACCCGGAACTGCCCCCGTATTTCAAGCTCTTCTCCGGCATCTACCCGAGCTGGCTGGCCATGCCCATCCTGGCGCACCAGGAGTCCCTGGGCCTCTTTTTGCTGGGTTTTCATCACCACCAGAGTTTCACCCGAGAGGACCTGCACTTCTGCCACGCCTGCTTCGCCCAGGTGGGCTGTTACCTCCGCTATCTCCTCCGCCAAAAGGGGCGGGAGATGTTCCCCGAGGCCGGGCTGCCGGAGGTCACCGGCTACGGCGAGATCATCGGCCAGAGCAAGAAGATGCAGGAGGTCTACCAGCTCATCAATCTGGTGAGCGGCACCGACGCCACCGTGCTCATCACCGGGGAGAACGGCACCGGCAAGGAGCTGGTGGCCCGCACCATCCACCGCCAGAGCAAGCGCAGCCGGGGGCCCTTTGTGGTGGCCAACTGCTCCGCCTACTCCCCCACCCTGCTGGAGAGCGAGCTCTTCGGCCACGAGAAGGGCGCCTTTACCGGCGCCATCCGCCGCAAGAAGGGCCGCTTCGAGCTGGCCCAGGGCGGCACCCTGTTTCTGGATGAAATCGGCGACATCCCCCCGGCCACCCAGGTGCTGCTCCTGCGTTTCCTGCAGGACCACTGCTTTGAACGGGTGGGGGGCGAGGTGACCATTGAGGCGGATGTGCGGGTGCTGGCGGCGACCAACAAGGACCTTTACCGGGAGGCCCAGCAGGGTCGCTTCCGGGACGACCTCTACTACCGCCTCAACGTCATCACCATCCACCTGCCGCCCTTAAGGGAGCGCAAAGAGGACATCCCCCTGCTCTGCCAGCACTTCCTCAACAAATACAACCTGAAGGAAGGCAAAAAGATCAGCAAGTTCTCGCCGGACGCCATGCAGGCCCTGATGGACTTCGACTGGCCGGGAAACGTCCGCCAGCTGGAGAACGCCATCAGCCATGCGGTGATCCTGGCCCAGGGGGAGATCATCCGCCGCCGCCACCTGCCCCGCTTCCTCAAGGAGGAGGGGGAGGAGGCGGTCTCCACCTCCCTGGCGGAGACGGAACGCCGCCTGATCTTGCGGGTGCTCAAGGAATCCTCCTGGAACAAGCATGAGGCGGCCCGGCGCCTGCGGGTGAGCCGCAGCACCCTGTACAGCAAGATCCGGCGCTACGGTCTGTCCCAGGGTCCGGCGGAGGGGTCCGAATCTGGACAGAAGGCAATCACTTGA
- a CDS encoding DsrE/DsrF/DrsH-like family protein: MGTEKEKACFICSRDTLDGAYPSLILGINAARLGMEAKVFYTFMGVNLVKKGGIEKAKFIPPGPMGAVPGMATLATAMMKKKAEKAQIPALPDLMEMAQLEGVELIACRMTIDMMEIKEEEMLEGVPIWTAEEFLKYAKDAKICLFT; this comes from the coding sequence ATGGGCACCGAGAAAGAGAAAGCCTGTTTCATCTGTTCCCGGGACACCCTGGATGGGGCTTACCCTTCCCTCATCCTGGGCATCAACGCCGCCCGTTTGGGGATGGAGGCCAAGGTCTTTTACACCTTCATGGGCGTGAACCTGGTGAAGAAAGGGGGCATCGAGAAGGCCAAATTCATCCCCCCAGGGCCCATGGGCGCGGTGCCGGGCATGGCCACCCTGGCCACCGCCATGATGAAGAAGAAGGCGGAAAAGGCCCAGATCCCGGCGCTCCCGGATCTCATGGAGATGGCCCAGCTGGAAGGGGTGGAGCTCATCGCCTGCCGCATGACCATCGACATGATGGAGATCAAGGAGGAGGAGATGTTGGAGGGGGTCCCGATCTGGACAGCGGAGGAGTTCCTCAAATACGCCAAGGATGCCAAGATCTGCCTCTTCACCTAA